In the genome of Burkholderia diffusa, one region contains:
- a CDS encoding electron transfer flavoprotein subunit beta/FixA family protein → MKALVAVKRVVDANVKVGVKSDQSGVDIANVKMSMNPFDEIAVEEAVRLKEAGAATEVIAVSVGVAQAQETLRTALAIGADRAILVESNDGVEPLAVAKILKALVDKEQPQLVILGKQAIDDDSNQTGQMLAALAGLPQATFASKVTIADGKATVAREVDGGAETLSLQLPAVVTTDLRLNEPRYVTLPNIMKAKKKPLETVKPEDLGVDVAPRLKTLKVAEPPKRAAGVKVPDVKTLVEKLKTEAKVL, encoded by the coding sequence TTGAAAGCGCTCGTTGCAGTGAAGCGTGTGGTCGACGCGAACGTGAAGGTCGGCGTGAAGTCCGATCAATCCGGCGTCGATATCGCGAACGTGAAGATGTCGATGAACCCGTTTGACGAAATCGCCGTTGAAGAAGCCGTGCGCCTGAAGGAAGCGGGTGCGGCGACCGAAGTGATCGCCGTGTCGGTCGGCGTTGCACAAGCGCAGGAAACGCTGCGCACGGCGCTGGCGATCGGCGCGGATCGCGCGATCCTCGTCGAGTCGAACGACGGCGTCGAGCCGCTGGCCGTCGCGAAGATCCTGAAGGCGCTGGTCGACAAGGAACAGCCGCAACTCGTGATCCTCGGCAAGCAGGCAATCGACGACGATTCGAACCAGACGGGCCAGATGCTGGCCGCGCTGGCGGGCCTGCCGCAAGCGACGTTCGCATCGAAGGTCACGATCGCCGACGGTAAGGCCACGGTCGCACGCGAAGTCGACGGCGGCGCGGAAACGCTGTCGCTTCAACTGCCGGCGGTCGTCACGACGGATCTGCGCCTGAACGAGCCGCGCTACGTGACGCTGCCGAACATCATGAAGGCGAAGAAGAAGCCGCTGGAAACGGTGAAACCGGAAGACCTGGGCGTGGACGTCGCGCCGCGTCTGAAGACGCTGAAGGTGGCCGAGCCGCCGAAGCGCGCGGCCGGTGTGAAGGTGCCGGACGTGAAGACGCTGGTCGAGAAGCTGAAGACCGAAGCCAAGGTGCTGTAA
- a CDS encoding SDR family NAD(P)-dependent oxidoreductase — MKLIEDLFDLRGKVAAITGGARGIGAETARTLAAAGASVAILDVLSQPAEALVEEIRAQGGQAAFWSLDVTREADVARVFGEVVARFGRLDVLVNNAGIEGNNVPTHELTLAQWQRVQDVNVNGVFLCTRAAIPHIEAAGGGSIVNLSSMYGIVGGPDVPAYHASKAAVRMMAKVDAMLYAAKNIRANSVHPGYIRTPMLEDAFRQMGQDPDRAFEYMQTHVPMAKIGSPRDIAAGILYLVSPAGRYVTGAELVIDGGYTAR; from the coding sequence ATGAAACTCATCGAAGACCTGTTCGACCTGCGCGGCAAGGTGGCCGCGATCACCGGCGGCGCACGCGGCATCGGCGCGGAAACGGCGCGCACGCTGGCCGCGGCCGGCGCGAGCGTCGCGATCCTCGACGTGCTGTCGCAACCGGCGGAAGCGCTCGTCGAGGAGATCCGCGCGCAGGGCGGCCAGGCCGCGTTCTGGTCGCTCGACGTGACGCGCGAGGCCGATGTGGCGCGCGTGTTCGGCGAGGTCGTCGCGCGCTTCGGCCGCCTCGACGTGCTCGTAAACAACGCGGGCATCGAAGGGAACAACGTGCCGACGCACGAACTCACGCTCGCGCAATGGCAGCGCGTGCAGGACGTGAACGTCAACGGCGTGTTCCTGTGCACGCGCGCCGCGATTCCACACATCGAGGCGGCGGGCGGCGGCTCGATCGTGAACCTGTCGTCGATGTACGGGATCGTCGGCGGCCCCGACGTGCCCGCGTATCACGCGTCGAAGGCCGCGGTGCGGATGATGGCGAAGGTCGATGCGATGCTGTATGCGGCGAAGAACATCCGCGCGAACTCGGTGCATCCGGGCTACATCCGCACGCCGATGCTCGAGGACGCATTCCGGCAGATGGGCCAGGATCCGGACCGCGCGTTCGAATACATGCAGACGCACGTGCCGATGGCGAAGATCGGCAGCCCGCGCGACATCGCGGCCGGCATCCTGTATCTCGTGTCGCCGGCGGGGCGCTACGTGACGGGAGCGGAGCTGGTGATCGACGGCGGATACACCGCGCGCTGA
- a CDS encoding alpha/beta fold hydrolase produces the protein MTTPTTPPAGTFTDVPGGLRLHHFEAGEGRPVVFIHGSGPGASGFSNFKHNYPAFAAAGHRAIVVDLPGYGQSSKPSDVAYTLDFFVGALHAQLSALGIGPAVLLGNSLGGAIALKYALDYPDEVDRLIMMAPGGVEDRDTYFRMEGIQRMVKLFTNRQMNDDTMRELLTLLVHDPAIVTDALVAERMKVCVEQPTEVLSTMSVPNLTGALGDLRCPVLGFWGTDDRFNPVGGALTFLERCRDARFVLLNRCGHWVMVEHAAYFNRECLDFLAAPAAVAAR, from the coding sequence ATGACGACCCCCACGACGCCGCCTGCCGGCACCTTCACCGACGTACCGGGCGGCCTGCGCCTGCATCATTTCGAGGCGGGCGAAGGCCGCCCGGTGGTGTTCATCCACGGCAGCGGCCCGGGCGCCAGCGGTTTCAGCAACTTCAAGCACAACTACCCCGCATTCGCGGCCGCCGGCCATCGTGCGATCGTCGTCGACCTTCCGGGGTACGGGCAGTCGTCGAAGCCGTCCGACGTCGCCTACACGCTCGATTTCTTCGTCGGCGCGCTGCATGCGCAGCTGTCCGCGCTGGGCATCGGGCCGGCCGTGCTGCTGGGCAACTCGCTCGGCGGCGCGATCGCGCTGAAATACGCGCTCGATTACCCGGACGAAGTCGACAGGCTGATCATGATGGCGCCGGGCGGCGTCGAGGATCGCGACACCTATTTCCGCATGGAAGGGATCCAGCGGATGGTGAAGCTGTTCACCAATCGCCAGATGAATGACGACACCATGCGCGAGTTGCTCACGCTGCTGGTGCACGACCCGGCGATCGTCACCGACGCGCTCGTCGCCGAGCGCATGAAGGTGTGCGTCGAGCAGCCGACCGAAGTGCTGTCGACGATGAGCGTGCCGAACCTGACGGGTGCGCTCGGCGACCTGCGCTGCCCGGTGCTCGGTTTCTGGGGCACGGACGATCGCTTCAATCCGGTCGGCGGCGCGCTGACGTTCCTCGAACGCTGTCGCGACGCGCGCTTCGTGCTGCTGAACCGCTGCGGCCACTGGGTCATGGTGGAGCACGCGGCGTATTTCAACCGCGAATGCCTCGATTTCCTCGCGGCGCCTGCCGCGGTCGCCGCGCGATAA
- a CDS encoding SDR family oxidoreductase, whose amino-acid sequence MNGFDYSGRTVLVTGGTKGIGRRIAERFLAAGARVFVCGRSAPDTPPSAGGRTATFVAADLRDIEQVDAMLATIRDATGCLDVLVNNAGGSPFVLAADASPRFTESIVRLNLIAPLQLAQRVNAIMQPQPHGGVMLFIASVSASRPSPGTAAYGAAKAGLVNAVTSLAVEWAPRVRVCAISPSLVQTESATEGHYGDDAALDAIRATIPAGRLATPDDVASACLFLASPAASYTSGSNLRLDGGGERPAFLAAAQTESR is encoded by the coding sequence ATGAACGGATTCGACTACAGCGGCAGGACAGTGCTCGTGACGGGCGGCACCAAGGGCATCGGGCGGCGCATCGCCGAGCGGTTTCTCGCGGCGGGCGCACGCGTGTTCGTGTGCGGGCGCAGCGCACCCGACACGCCGCCTTCGGCCGGCGGGCGTACGGCCACCTTCGTCGCGGCCGACCTGCGCGACATCGAACAGGTCGACGCGATGCTCGCGACGATCCGCGACGCCACCGGTTGCCTCGACGTGCTGGTCAACAACGCGGGCGGCTCGCCGTTCGTGCTCGCGGCCGACGCATCGCCGCGCTTCACCGAATCGATCGTGCGTCTCAACCTGATCGCACCGCTGCAGCTCGCGCAGCGCGTAAACGCCATCATGCAGCCGCAGCCGCACGGCGGCGTGATGCTGTTCATCGCGAGCGTCAGCGCCTCGCGGCCGTCGCCCGGCACCGCCGCCTACGGCGCCGCGAAGGCGGGCCTCGTGAACGCGGTCACGTCGCTCGCGGTCGAGTGGGCCCCGCGCGTGCGTGTGTGCGCGATCAGCCCGAGCCTCGTGCAGACGGAATCTGCGACCGAAGGCCACTACGGCGACGACGCCGCGCTCGATGCGATCCGCGCGACGATTCCCGCCGGACGGCTTGCGACGCCCGACGACGTCGCATCGGCGTGCCTGTTCCTCGCGTCGCCCGCTGCGTCGTACACGTCCGGTTCCAACTTGCGGCTCGACGGCGGCGGCGAACGGCCCGCGTTCCTCGCGGCGGCACAAACGGAATCGCGCTGA
- a CDS encoding DUF1302 domain-containing protein, with protein MHQRISRRTGKRATATLSTLAAALLTCAVPDAHAGSTIELGADTTLDYTFTLSYGLGMRTRAPSGNLLTPSNINGDDGDRNFAKNKLIENQVSLLGEVNLKHDDWGVFVRASTFYDQAYHRPNYNDAPGTVNQSGQYNNFTSDARYWSGGHTTLLAAYAYNTFKIGATSLNVKVGDQVVAWGESLFFPNIAGAQGPADATKSYVAGAQVKDILLPVPQISTQWQITPNFSLLGYYQFSFQQNRLTAPGTYWSYSDVVGPGAQFIIGPGGMIIPRGADDKPSARNQWGVGARLRVFGDTELGVYHLHYNDMNPSVVTSFYPVLQYRQTYFNNIKLTGASFSTQVGPVNVAGEASYRQGAAVLVNTPTGAQATRANVTQLNLSGIYSIGPSFLANSQSLVGEITYVHAGGISAVDGSTTLANTRNALGLELAWTLSYKNVFNGWDLDVPLTYTHDLAGTSPLAGALGSLTGQGDHRVTAGVTFTRLSNLSLSLVYAKFLGSPNPVTRPLADRDYVLATATYHF; from the coding sequence ATGCATCAACGGATTTCGCGCCGTACCGGCAAGCGGGCCACCGCCACGCTGTCGACGCTGGCCGCCGCGCTGCTGACGTGCGCCGTTCCCGACGCGCACGCAGGCAGCACGATCGAGCTAGGCGCCGACACGACGCTGGACTACACGTTCACGCTGAGTTACGGCCTCGGCATGCGCACGCGTGCGCCGAGCGGCAATCTGCTGACGCCCTCGAACATCAATGGCGACGACGGCGATCGCAACTTCGCGAAGAACAAGCTGATCGAGAACCAGGTCAGCCTGCTCGGCGAAGTGAACCTGAAGCATGACGACTGGGGCGTGTTCGTCCGCGCGAGCACGTTCTACGATCAGGCCTATCACCGGCCGAACTACAACGACGCTCCGGGCACCGTGAACCAGTCGGGCCAGTACAACAACTTCACGAGCGACGCGCGCTACTGGTCGGGCGGCCACACGACGCTGCTCGCCGCCTACGCGTACAACACCTTCAAGATCGGCGCGACGAGCCTGAACGTCAAGGTCGGCGACCAGGTGGTCGCCTGGGGCGAAAGCCTGTTCTTCCCGAACATCGCGGGCGCGCAAGGGCCGGCAGACGCGACCAAGTCCTATGTCGCGGGCGCTCAGGTGAAGGACATCCTGCTGCCGGTGCCGCAGATCTCGACGCAATGGCAGATCACGCCGAACTTCAGCCTGCTCGGCTACTACCAGTTCTCGTTCCAGCAGAACCGCCTGACCGCGCCGGGCACGTACTGGAGCTATTCGGACGTGGTCGGCCCGGGCGCGCAGTTCATCATCGGCCCGGGCGGGATGATCATTCCGCGCGGGGCCGACGACAAGCCGAGCGCCCGCAACCAGTGGGGTGTCGGCGCACGCTTGCGCGTGTTCGGCGATACCGAGCTCGGCGTGTATCACCTGCATTACAACGACATGAACCCCAGCGTCGTCACGTCGTTCTACCCCGTGCTCCAATACCGGCAGACCTATTTCAACAACATCAAGCTGACGGGCGCGAGCTTCTCGACACAGGTCGGTCCGGTCAACGTCGCGGGCGAAGCGTCATACCGCCAGGGCGCCGCCGTGCTCGTCAACACGCCGACGGGTGCGCAGGCAACGCGCGCGAACGTCACGCAACTCAACCTGTCCGGCATCTATTCGATCGGGCCGAGCTTCCTCGCGAATTCGCAGTCGCTCGTCGGTGAAATCACGTACGTGCATGCGGGCGGCATCTCGGCCGTCGACGGCTCGACCACACTCGCGAACACGCGCAACGCGCTCGGCCTCGAATTGGCCTGGACCCTCAGCTACAAGAACGTGTTCAACGGCTGGGATCTCGACGTGCCGCTCACGTATACGCACGACCTGGCGGGTACATCGCCGCTGGCCGGCGCTCTCGGCTCGCTGACGGGCCAGGGCGACCACCGCGTGACGGCCGGCGTCACGTTCACGCGCCTGAGCAACCTGTCGCTGTCGCTCGTCTACGCGAAGTTCCTCGGTTCGCCGAATCCTGTCACGCGTCCGCTCGCCGATCGCGACTACGTGCTCGCCACGGCGACCTACCACTTCTGA
- a CDS encoding DUF1329 domain-containing protein: MKRTRLPLLRASVMAACALVATASFPKVTPDDLKALDGPLTPMGAVRAASKDNGVPEWSGKWLGTPPDVQYKRGGRYPDPFANEKPIATITAENMAQYAEHLTDGQKAMFKRYPATFKINVYPSHRDFRYADSVYKDIRTYAPDSTMTSDANGLTNAPPQVPYPIPKTAAELLWNQRFSSAIGTEQATYDQAVVYSDGNIAWGKVRYDIYSPRNVGKYDVKSDLNNRTFYRNATELPLSDRGSLIVGFTNWDKAGADNSSRTWMYNPGTRRVRQAPEYGYDQPQGPGGFRTVDDDRLYNGPGDRYDWKIVGKREVYVPYDNYKAMDSSVKYADLLTKGHENPSYIRYELHRVWVLQATLKSGYRHQYAKRVLYIDEDSWMTLLADNYDARGQLWRTNVATTLYAFDAKTFYPGVVFFHDLISGAYMADRLTNEGPMPKLDSSPQFSEAYFSPDAIRSSGN; this comes from the coding sequence ATGAAACGAACTCGTCTCCCCCTCCTGCGCGCGTCGGTGATGGCCGCGTGCGCGCTCGTCGCGACGGCGTCGTTCCCGAAGGTCACGCCGGACGACCTGAAGGCGCTCGACGGCCCGCTCACGCCGATGGGCGCGGTGCGCGCCGCGAGCAAGGACAACGGCGTGCCGGAGTGGTCGGGCAAGTGGCTCGGCACGCCGCCCGACGTGCAGTACAAGCGCGGCGGCCGCTATCCCGATCCGTTCGCGAACGAAAAGCCGATCGCGACGATCACCGCCGAGAACATGGCGCAGTACGCGGAGCACCTGACCGACGGCCAGAAGGCGATGTTCAAGCGCTACCCGGCGACGTTCAAGATCAACGTCTACCCGAGCCATCGCGACTTCCGCTACGCGGATTCCGTCTACAAGGACATCCGCACCTACGCGCCCGACTCGACGATGACGTCCGACGCGAACGGGTTGACCAACGCGCCGCCGCAGGTGCCGTACCCGATTCCGAAGACGGCCGCCGAGCTGCTGTGGAACCAGCGCTTCTCGTCGGCGATCGGCACCGAGCAGGCGACCTACGACCAGGCGGTCGTGTACTCCGACGGCAACATCGCGTGGGGCAAGGTGCGCTACGACATCTACTCGCCGCGCAACGTCGGCAAGTACGACGTGAAGAGCGACCTGAACAACCGCACGTTCTACCGCAACGCGACGGAGCTGCCGCTGTCGGACCGCGGCTCGCTGATCGTCGGCTTCACGAACTGGGACAAGGCCGGCGCCGACAACTCGTCGCGCACGTGGATGTACAACCCCGGCACACGGCGCGTGCGCCAGGCGCCGGAATACGGCTATGACCAGCCACAGGGCCCGGGCGGCTTCCGCACCGTCGACGACGACCGCCTGTACAACGGCCCCGGCGACCGCTACGACTGGAAGATCGTCGGCAAGCGCGAAGTGTACGTGCCGTACGACAACTACAAGGCGATGGACAGCTCGGTCAAGTATGCGGACCTGCTGACCAAGGGCCACGAGAATCCGTCGTACATCCGCTACGAGCTGCATCGCGTATGGGTACTGCAGGCGACGTTGAAGAGCGGCTACCGCCACCAGTACGCGAAGCGCGTGCTGTACATCGACGAGGATTCGTGGATGACGCTGCTCGCCGACAACTACGACGCACGCGGCCAGCTGTGGCGCACCAACGTCGCGACGACGCTGTACGCATTTGACGCGAAGACGTTCTACCCGGGCGTCGTGTTCTTCCACGACCTGATCTCCGGCGCGTACATGGCCGACCGCCTGACCAACGAAGGACCGATGCCGAAACTCGACAGCAGCCCGCAGTTCAGCGAGGCGTATTTCTCGCCGGACGCGATCCGCAGTTCGGGTAACTAA
- the dmpE gene encoding 2-oxopent-4-enoate hydratase: MSSRLHTTLGDELYAAWHARAPVAPLSSRPRRLSLDDAYRIQQRFIERRVERGESVVGKKIGVTSQAVQDMLNVRQPDFGILLSGMHYAAGEAIATESLIAPRAEGEIAFILGRDLRGPGIDRTDVIAATAAVAPCFEIVDSRIRDWAIRIEDTVADNASCGVYVLGDARVDPRTLDLAACEMTIEKNGERVAQGRGDAALGHPADAVAWLANTLAEYDVPLIAGEIVLSGSLAKLIPVTAGDALSMHISGIGGCDVRFI; the protein is encoded by the coding sequence ATGTCTTCCCGCTTGCATACGACGCTCGGCGACGAGCTGTACGCCGCGTGGCACGCACGCGCACCGGTCGCGCCGCTGTCGAGCCGCCCGCGCCGGCTGTCCCTCGACGATGCGTACCGCATCCAGCAACGCTTCATCGAACGCCGCGTCGAGCGCGGCGAATCGGTGGTCGGCAAGAAGATCGGCGTGACGAGCCAGGCCGTGCAGGACATGCTGAACGTGCGCCAGCCCGATTTCGGCATCCTGCTGTCCGGCATGCACTACGCGGCCGGCGAGGCGATCGCCACCGAGTCGCTGATCGCGCCGCGCGCCGAAGGCGAGATCGCGTTCATCCTCGGGCGCGACCTGCGCGGCCCCGGCATCGACCGCACCGACGTGATCGCCGCGACGGCCGCCGTCGCGCCCTGCTTCGAGATCGTCGATTCGCGCATCCGCGACTGGGCGATCCGCATCGAGGACACCGTCGCCGACAACGCATCGTGCGGCGTATACGTGCTCGGCGATGCGCGCGTCGACCCGCGCACGCTCGACCTCGCCGCGTGCGAGATGACGATCGAGAAGAACGGCGAGCGTGTCGCGCAAGGCCGCGGCGATGCGGCGCTCGGCCACCCCGCCGACGCGGTCGCGTGGCTCGCGAACACCCTCGCCGAATACGACGTGCCGCTGATTGCCGGCGAGATCGTGCTGTCCGGCTCGCTCGCGAAACTGATTCCGGTCACGGCCGGCGACGCGCTGTCGATGCACATCTCCGGCATCGGCGGTTGCGACGTCCGCTTTATCTAA
- a CDS encoding acetaldehyde dehydrogenase (acetylating), which translates to MKKIKCALIGPGNIGTDLLIKLRRSPLLEPVWMVGIDPASDGLARAREFGLKTTDQGVDGLLPHVVADDIRIAFDATSAYVHRDNSDKLTALGVKMIDLTPAAIGPYCVPPVNLDAHLDSAQMNVNMVTCGGQATIPMVYAVSRVQPVAYGEIVATVSSRSVGPGTRKNIDEFTRTTSGAIEQVGGARRGKAIIVINPAEPPLIMRDTIHCLTDGPPDVDAITASVYAMVKEVQRYVPGYTLKNGPVFDGNRVSVFMEVEGLGDYLPKYAGNLDIMTAAAAATAERFAEQMLAATAATA; encoded by the coding sequence ATGAAGAAAATCAAATGCGCACTGATCGGGCCCGGCAACATCGGCACCGACCTGCTGATCAAGCTGCGCCGCTCGCCACTGCTCGAACCCGTGTGGATGGTCGGCATCGACCCGGCATCCGACGGCCTCGCTCGCGCGCGCGAATTCGGGCTGAAGACCACCGACCAGGGCGTCGACGGGCTGCTGCCGCACGTCGTCGCCGACGACATCCGCATCGCATTCGACGCGACCTCGGCCTACGTGCACCGCGACAACTCCGACAAGCTGACCGCGCTCGGCGTGAAGATGATCGACCTGACGCCCGCCGCGATCGGGCCGTATTGCGTGCCGCCGGTAAACCTCGACGCGCACCTCGACAGCGCGCAGATGAACGTGAACATGGTGACCTGCGGCGGCCAGGCGACGATCCCGATGGTGTACGCGGTGTCGCGCGTGCAGCCGGTCGCGTATGGCGAGATCGTCGCAACCGTTTCGTCGCGCTCGGTCGGCCCCGGCACGCGCAAGAACATCGACGAATTCACGCGCACGACGTCCGGCGCGATCGAACAGGTCGGCGGCGCGCGCAGGGGCAAGGCGATCATCGTGATCAATCCGGCCGAACCGCCGCTGATCATGCGCGACACGATCCACTGCCTGACCGACGGCCCGCCCGACGTCGACGCGATCACGGCGTCGGTGTACGCGATGGTCAAGGAAGTGCAGCGCTACGTGCCCGGCTATACGCTGAAGAACGGCCCGGTGTTCGACGGCAACCGCGTGTCGGTCTTCATGGAAGTCGAGGGACTCGGCGACTACCTGCCGAAGTACGCTGGCAACCTCGACATCATGACCGCCGCCGCGGCCGCCACGGCCGAGCGTTTCGCCGAACAGATGCTGGCCGCGACGGCCGCCACCGCTTGA
- the dmpG gene encoding 4-hydroxy-2-oxovalerate aldolase produces the protein MSLAGKKITVHDMSLRDGMHPKRHQITLDQMRNIARGLDAAGVPLIEVTHGDGLGGASVNYGFPAHTDEAYLSSVIPELKQAKVSALLLPGIGTVEHLRMAHELGVGTIRVATHCTEADVSEQHIGLARTLGLDTVGFLMMAHMSSPEQLVVQAKLMESYGANCIYITDSAGHMLPNDVTARIGQVRAALKPETELGFHGHHNLAMGVANSIAAVAAGANRIDAAAAGLGAGAGNTPMEVFVAVCDRMGIETGVDVFAISDVAEDLVVPIMDAPIRLDRDALTLGYAGVYSSFLLFAKRAEAKYGIPARDILVELGRQRLVGGQEDMIEDAALTMARARAAAA, from the coding sequence ATGTCACTTGCAGGCAAGAAGATCACCGTCCACGACATGTCGTTGCGCGACGGAATGCATCCGAAACGTCACCAGATCACGCTCGACCAGATGCGCAACATCGCGCGCGGGCTCGATGCGGCCGGCGTGCCGCTGATCGAGGTCACGCACGGCGACGGGCTCGGCGGCGCATCGGTCAACTACGGCTTTCCCGCGCATACCGACGAGGCGTACCTGAGCTCCGTCATCCCCGAACTGAAGCAAGCGAAGGTGTCGGCGCTGCTGCTGCCCGGCATCGGCACCGTCGAGCACTTGCGCATGGCGCACGAACTCGGCGTCGGCACGATCCGCGTGGCCACCCACTGCACCGAAGCGGACGTGTCGGAACAGCACATCGGCCTTGCGCGCACGCTCGGACTCGATACGGTCGGATTCCTGATGATGGCGCACATGTCGTCGCCCGAGCAGCTCGTCGTGCAGGCGAAGCTGATGGAGTCATACGGCGCGAACTGCATCTACATCACCGATTCGGCAGGCCACATGCTGCCCAACGACGTGACCGCGCGGATCGGCCAGGTGCGCGCCGCGCTGAAGCCGGAGACGGAACTCGGCTTCCACGGCCACCACAACCTCGCGATGGGCGTCGCGAACTCGATCGCGGCGGTCGCTGCCGGCGCGAACCGGATCGACGCGGCTGCGGCCGGCCTCGGCGCGGGCGCGGGCAATACGCCGATGGAAGTGTTCGTCGCGGTGTGCGACCGGATGGGGATCGAGACGGGTGTCGACGTGTTCGCGATTTCCGACGTCGCCGAGGATCTCGTCGTGCCGATCATGGACGCGCCGATCCGCCTCGACCGCGATGCGCTGACGCTCGGCTATGCGGGCGTCTATTCGTCGTTCCTGCTGTTCGCGAAGCGCGCGGAAGCGAAATACGGGATTCCGGCGCGCGACATTCTCGTCGAACTGGGCCGCCAGCGACTCGTCGGCGGGCAGGAGGACATGATCGAGGATGCGGCGCTGACGATGGCGCGGGCGCGGGCGGCGGCGGCCTGA
- a CDS encoding SDR family NAD(P)-dependent oxidoreductase: protein MTIQTSSAHGDVSRIALDAPATGVVVTGGASGIGHACAEALAAVGRPIAIWDIQADKAGDVAGQLAERYGVPTFGIGVDLREARQIDDALDATRAALPTLGGLVHAAGVVDQSGIDALTEARWDAVVDVNLRALALLVQAMLPDLRAQRGSSVVAIASINATLGNGLIPAYTASKGGVLALVRSLADGLGNDGIRVNAISPGQILTPMIQPAVDALPAGTFERRIMLGRLGDPAEIGRVARFLMSEEASYVTGTELIVDGGNIPSQRF, encoded by the coding sequence ATGACGATTCAAACTTCTTCCGCGCATGGCGACGTATCGCGCATTGCACTGGACGCACCCGCCACCGGTGTCGTCGTGACGGGCGGCGCATCGGGCATCGGCCACGCATGCGCGGAAGCGCTCGCGGCGGTCGGCCGCCCGATCGCGATCTGGGATATCCAGGCAGACAAGGCCGGCGACGTGGCGGGGCAACTCGCCGAGCGCTACGGCGTGCCGACCTTCGGTATCGGCGTCGACCTGCGCGAAGCCCGCCAGATCGACGATGCGCTGGACGCGACGCGCGCCGCGTTGCCGACGCTCGGGGGCCTCGTGCACGCGGCGGGCGTGGTCGATCAGAGCGGCATCGACGCGCTGACCGAAGCGCGCTGGGACGCCGTGGTCGACGTGAACCTGCGTGCGCTCGCGCTGCTCGTTCAGGCGATGCTGCCGGACCTGCGCGCGCAGCGCGGCTCGTCGGTCGTCGCGATCGCGTCGATCAACGCGACGCTCGGCAATGGGTTGATTCCGGCCTACACGGCATCGAAGGGCGGGGTGCTCGCGCTGGTCCGTTCGCTCGCCGACGGACTCGGCAACGACGGCATCCGCGTGAACGCGATCTCGCCGGGCCAGATCCTGACGCCGATGATCCAGCCGGCCGTCGACGCGTTGCCCGCCGGTACCTTCGAGCGGCGCATCATGCTGGGCCGGCTCGGCGATCCGGCCGAGATCGGCCGCGTGGCACGATTCCTGATGTCCGAAGAGGCGAGCTACGTGACCGGCACGGAACTGATCGTGGACGGCGGCAACATTCCGTCGCAGCGCTTCTGA